In the genome of Tannockella kyphosi, one region contains:
- a CDS encoding DUF1016 domain-containing protein has translation MYVNYCDREVKLPEENATIGIILCKDKKQAIPDCLSNMKDVLDAESLSTLVGDREDAIILDNPKKSKENNIHEKNIQTIC, from the coding sequence ATGTATGTTAACTATTGTGATAGAGAAGTCAAGCTGCCAGAAGAAAATGCTACAATAGGGATTATTTTATGCAAAGATAAGAAGCAAGCCATACCAGATTGCCTCTCTAATATGAAAGATGTTTTAGATGCAGAATCACTATCTACTCTTGTTGGTGATAGAGAAGATGCTATTATACTAGACAACCCTAAGAAATCTAAAGAAAATAATATACATGAAAAGAATATCCAAACCATATGTTAA
- a CDS encoding Fic family protein: MRFFDYTTLKDYTWDSELLGLVAQIHEYKGRQELYLKQKPQSLDKLIEIAKIQSTEASNKIEGIVTTSTRVKQLMLEKTTPQNRDEEEIIGYRDVLNTIHESYEYIPIRSSYILQLHRDLYKYSEKSIGGRFKNTQNVIAETSLDGTQKVRFMPLPPHETKAAIDAICESFNSVIDSCVIDPLVLIPIFINDFLCIHPFNDGNGRMSRLLTTLLLYRSGYVVGRYISLESKIEKTKMKYYDVLEECGINWHENTNDPVPFIKYILGIILAAYRDFEMRVDYVDEKLPAIEQVRKAVSNKLGKFTKSEIMEFVPSIGKASIENSLKTLTEEGFITRHGKGKATFYTRNDM; encoded by the coding sequence ATGAGATTTTTTGATTATACTACATTGAAAGATTATACGTGGGATAGTGAGTTATTAGGTCTGGTTGCACAAATACATGAATACAAAGGTAGGCAAGAACTTTATTTAAAGCAAAAACCCCAATCATTGGATAAGTTGATCGAAATTGCTAAAATTCAAAGTACAGAGGCTTCTAATAAAATTGAAGGTATTGTTACAACAAGCACACGAGTAAAACAGTTGATGTTAGAAAAAACGACTCCTCAAAATAGAGATGAAGAAGAAATAATAGGGTATCGTGATGTACTTAATACAATTCACGAAAGTTATGAATATATTCCTATTCGTTCTTCTTATATTTTACAACTTCATAGAGATTTATATAAATACTCAGAAAAATCAATTGGAGGAAGATTTAAAAATACGCAAAATGTTATTGCTGAGACGAGCTTAGATGGAACGCAAAAGGTTCGATTTATGCCACTTCCACCTCATGAAACCAAAGCAGCAATTGATGCTATTTGTGAGAGCTTTAATAGTGTAATTGATTCTTGTGTAATTGATCCGTTAGTTTTAATTCCTATTTTTATTAATGACTTCTTGTGTATTCATCCATTTAATGATGGTAATGGTCGTATGTCGAGACTTCTTACAACATTATTGTTATACCGCAGTGGTTATGTGGTTGGTAGATATATAAGTTTAGAGAGTAAGATAGAAAAAACGAAAATGAAATATTATGATGTGCTTGAGGAATGTGGTATAAATTGGCACGAAAATACAAATGATCCGGTACCTTTTATAAAATATATACTTGGTATTATTCTTGCGGCTTATCGAGATTTTGAAATGAGGGTAGATTATGTAGATGAAAAACTCCCAGCGATAGAGCAAGTTAGAAAAGCTGTTAGCAATAAACTTGGTAAGTTTACAAAGAGCGAAATAATGGAATTCGTTCCTTCTATAGGAAAAGCATCTATTGAAAATTCTTTAAAAACACTTACAGAAGAAGGTTTTATAACTCGTCATGGAAAGGGAAAAGCTACATTTTATACTAGAAATGATATGTAA
- a CDS encoding YjjG family noncanonical pyrimidine nucleotidase, producing MKKNYKYILWDIDDTLIDFKSSEKQAIKSCFKDFGVTLTDEDIEIYSNINHNYWELLAKQKIEKETMLNQRFEDFIQYLSLENLDCKTINTLYQERLGDYAILFKDAFELCTKFKSNKKQYAVTNGTVIAQNKKLNKTGLRELLDEVFISDEVGYQKPDIRFFQHVFHEIPDFNPEKAIMIGDSLSSDMLGANNAKIDCCWFNPNGNLNKDKAIQINYEIKELKELLKIIE from the coding sequence ATGAAAAAAAATTATAAATATATATTATGGGATATAGATGATACACTTATTGATTTTAAAAGTTCAGAAAAACAAGCTATTAAAAGTTGTTTTAAAGATTTTGGGGTTACTTTAACAGATGAAGATATTGAAATATATTCCAATATAAATCATAACTATTGGGAGTTATTAGCAAAACAAAAAATAGAAAAAGAAACGATGTTAAACCAAAGATTTGAAGACTTCATTCAATATTTATCTTTAGAGAATTTAGATTGCAAAACAATTAACACCCTATATCAAGAAAGACTTGGCGATTATGCCATCTTGTTTAAAGACGCATTTGAACTTTGTACAAAGTTCAAAAGTAACAAAAAACAATATGCAGTTACTAATGGTACCGTTATAGCCCAAAATAAAAAATTAAATAAAACAGGATTAAGAGAATTATTAGACGAAGTATTTATTTCTGATGAAGTTGGATATCAAAAACCAGATATAAGATTTTTCCAACATGTCTTTCATGAAATTCCCGATTTTAATCCTGAAAAAGCAATTATGATAGGAGATTCTTTATCTAGTGATATGCTAGGAGCAAATAATGCTAAAATAGATTGTTGTTGGTTTAATCCAAATGGGAATCTCAATAAAGATAAAGCTATTCAAATTAATTATGAAATAAAAGAATTAAAAGAATTACTGAAGATTATCGAATAG
- a CDS encoding metallophosphoesterase, with product MIYLAADTHGMHDLDKIRSFFDKVQQKTKVTKDDYLIILGDIGICFSSKVNKKTIRQSLQTLPITILFINGVYENAEMIKTYPSKLWNGGIVYDLGDDILHLTRGQLFTIEGKTIFTFGGGNLIDQLYCVEGGSWCQQNTLKEEFEAGMKRLLEANFKVDYILTHTVPTQLVYELNTPILLGEEVLQDYLQEIADITSFKQWFFSHGQKDMNIHDIYIGLWDHIFTLE from the coding sequence ATGATTTATTTAGCTGCAGATACACATGGAATGCATGATTTGGATAAAATCAGAAGCTTCTTTGACAAAGTTCAACAAAAAACAAAAGTAACAAAAGATGATTATTTAATCATCTTAGGTGATATAGGAATATGTTTTAGTAGTAAAGTGAATAAGAAGACTATTCGTCAATCCTTACAAACATTACCGATTACCATCTTATTTATTAATGGTGTTTATGAAAATGCTGAAATGATTAAAACATATCCTTCTAAGTTATGGAATGGTGGTATTGTATATGATTTAGGAGATGATATTTTACATTTAACAAGAGGTCAATTGTTTACTATTGAAGGAAAAACAATTTTCACTTTTGGAGGGGGAAACTTAATTGATCAATTGTATTGTGTAGAAGGAGGAAGTTGGTGTCAACAAAATACTTTAAAAGAAGAGTTTGAAGCAGGAATGAAAAGATTGTTAGAAGCTAATTTTAAAGTAGATTATATTCTTACACATACAGTGCCAACACAATTAGTATATGAATTAAATACTCCTATTCTTTTAGGAGAAGAAGTATTACAAGACTATTTACAAGAAATAGCAGATATTACTTCTTTTAAGCAATGGTTTTTTAGTCATGGACAAAAGGATATGAATATTCATGATATATATATTGGTTTATGGGATCATATTTTTACCTTAGAATAG
- a CDS encoding HAD family hydrolase gives MKKYKAIIYDIDGTVLDTLKMNMVPLKKIIEEELGQTWTYQEVLKYASYPGMKVMEELQIENKEEVYTRWVEYVNNYPDKAQIYPGMLEVFQALQGNVVQAVMTSKKRAQYQIDMVEQGYDDYISVSIVSEDTKLHKPDPQPILACIQALGLPKEEVIYIGDAYSDYLCCHKAGVDFGLALWGAIDKEGMEDSTYLLENPTDILNIF, from the coding sequence ATGAAAAAATATAAAGCAATTATTTATGATATTGATGGAACTGTATTAGATACTTTAAAGATGAATATGGTTCCATTAAAAAAGATAATTGAAGAAGAATTAGGACAAACGTGGACTTATCAAGAAGTACTAAAATACGCAAGCTATCCAGGTATGAAAGTGATGGAAGAATTGCAGATAGAAAATAAAGAAGAAGTATATACAAGGTGGGTAGAGTATGTTAATAATTACCCAGATAAAGCCCAAATCTATCCTGGTATGTTAGAGGTGTTTCAAGCGTTGCAAGGGAATGTAGTACAAGCTGTAATGACTTCTAAAAAAAGAGCCCAATATCAAATTGATATGGTGGAACAAGGATATGATGATTATATAAGTGTATCGATTGTTAGTGAAGATACAAAGTTACATAAACCAGATCCACAACCTATATTAGCGTGTATACAGGCACTGGGGTTACCAAAAGAAGAAGTGATTTATATTGGTGATGCTTATAGTGATTATTTATGTTGTCATAAAGCAGGAGTTGATTTTGGATTGGCGTTATGGGGAGCGATTGATAAGGAAGGGATGGAAGATAGTACGTATCTATTAGAAAATCCTACTGATATTTTAAATATTTTCTAA
- a CDS encoding glycine betaine ABC transporter substrate-binding protein gives MFNSFLDYFTTNFAYICGLFYNHIQYTMIAVVVAIFIGVPLGIIIFNFKHLDKPVLSFANLIQAIPSLAILGFIVPYFGIGASTAIFMVVLYSLMPILKNTYTGLSSINPDTLEAAKGIGMTRWQILSKVQIPLALPVIMAGIRISTVTAVGLMTIAAYIGADVLGSLVISGIQTDNSAMILAGAIPACVLALTMDFLMNKVEKAVTPVSLQLTAANLSQSAIDNLKRARKQTLASGGLIFAIIIGMFGFSYFSQDADIVIGSKEATEGRIIGNMIAEAIEQKTDLTVERTMGLGGTMIAYEALNSGEIDIYPDYTGTLLSTVLGETYQTGDTSEEVYDYVSAQLEADGIYTYDAFDINNTYCLAVSAELAEQYDLETFSDLAKISSRLDLGSTPEFAVREDGLLGIQDTYNMYFNNVYNFSGTLMYTAIDSDEVDVIVAFATDSLIEKYGLVVLEDDLNFFPPYNLVAVANEYVYYTYPEVATIIDEVIALLDDEIMRTLNGYVTDDGKDSAVVAKEFLQEVGYID, from the coding sequence ATGTTTAATAGTTTCTTAGATTATTTTACTACGAACTTCGCTTATATTTGTGGTTTGTTTTATAATCATATTCAATATACTATGATTGCAGTGGTTGTAGCTATTTTTATTGGTGTTCCATTAGGAATCATTATCTTTAATTTTAAGCATTTAGATAAACCTGTATTAAGTTTCGCTAATTTAATCCAAGCGATTCCTAGTTTAGCTATCTTAGGATTTATTGTTCCTTATTTTGGGATTGGAGCTTCTACAGCTATCTTTATGGTTGTGTTATATTCTTTAATGCCTATTTTAAAAAATACATATACTGGTTTATCTAGTATTAATCCAGATACTTTAGAAGCTGCAAAAGGTATTGGGATGACTCGTTGGCAAATTTTATCAAAAGTACAAATACCTCTAGCGTTACCTGTTATTATGGCTGGGATTCGTATTTCTACTGTAACAGCGGTTGGTTTAATGACTATTGCTGCTTATATTGGTGCTGATGTATTAGGATCACTTGTTATTTCAGGTATTCAAACTGATAATAGTGCGATGATTTTAGCTGGTGCTATCCCTGCTTGTGTGTTAGCTTTGACAATGGATTTTTTAATGAATAAAGTGGAAAAAGCGGTAACTCCTGTTAGTTTACAATTAACAGCTGCTAATTTATCACAAAGTGCGATTGATAATTTAAAAAGAGCTCGTAAACAAACATTAGCTAGTGGTGGTCTTATTTTTGCAATTATTATTGGTATGTTTGGTTTCTCTTACTTTTCACAAGATGCTGATATTGTTATTGGTTCAAAAGAAGCTACGGAAGGTAGAATTATTGGGAATATGATTGCAGAAGCAATTGAACAAAAGACTGATTTAACAGTGGAAAGAACAATGGGATTAGGTGGTACTATGATTGCCTATGAAGCATTAAATAGTGGTGAAATTGATATCTATCCTGATTATACAGGAACATTACTTTCTACTGTATTAGGTGAAACTTATCAAACTGGTGATACTAGTGAAGAAGTTTATGATTATGTATCTGCTCAATTAGAAGCTGATGGGATCTATACTTATGATGCTTTTGATATAAATAATACGTATTGTTTAGCAGTTAGTGCTGAACTTGCTGAACAATATGATTTAGAAACTTTCTCTGATTTGGCTAAAATATCTAGTCGTTTAGATTTAGGAAGTACTCCAGAGTTTGCAGTAAGAGAAGATGGTTTATTAGGTATTCAAGATACTTATAATATGTATTTCAATAATGTTTATAACTTCTCTGGAACATTAATGTATACTGCTATTGATAGTGATGAAGTAGATGTTATTGTTGCATTTGCAACAGATAGTTTAATTGAGAAATATGGTTTAGTAGTGTTAGAAGATGATTTAAACTTCTTCCCTCCTTATAATCTAGTCGCTGTCGCTAATGAATATGTATATTATACATATCCTGAAGTAGCAACTATTATCGATGAAGTGATTGCACTATTAGATGATGAAATAATGCGTACATTAAATGGTTATGTCACTGATGATGGAAAAGATTCTGCTGTAGTAGCAAAAGAATTCTTACAAGAAGTTGGTTATATAGACTAA
- a CDS encoding betaine/proline/choline family ABC transporter ATP-binding protein (Members of the family are the ATP-binding subunit of ABC transporters for substrates such as betaine, L-proline or other amino acids, choline, carnitine, etc. The substrate specificity is best determined from the substrate-binding subunit, rather than this subunit, as it interacts with the permease subunit and not with substrate directly.), whose product MIRFENISKSYKNTMVLNDISFEINAGEIVVLIGPSGCGKTTTLKMINKLIQPSGGTIYIKEEDIAGQDPIALRRNIGYVIQQTGLFPHMTIKENIEIIPRLEKKSDEECDAISKNLLTMVSLDPEDFKNRYPVQLSGGQNQRVGVARAFATNPDIILMDEPFSAVDPITRQQLQDELVNLQAKVKKTIVFVTHDMDEAVKIADRICIMKDGSIVQYDIPENILKNPINEFVSNFVGKNRIWSNPEFIRAQDIMVTTPVTTFTEVPVLKVIENMRLRKVDTILVIGDDGKFKGVVSARSMVQCEDKSQPIRNLVKVPKVIAHPYDNIVELLTKVREHQSTSIPVVDENNLLKGLVTTSTLVTTLSQQYIDVEGIHHV is encoded by the coding sequence ATGATAAGATTTGAAAATATTTCAAAAAGTTATAAAAACACGATGGTCTTAAATGATATCAGTTTTGAGATTAACGCTGGTGAAATTGTTGTTTTAATTGGGCCATCTGGATGTGGTAAAACAACAACACTAAAAATGATTAATAAATTAATACAACCATCTGGGGGTACCATTTATATTAAAGAAGAAGATATTGCAGGACAAGATCCAATTGCTTTAAGACGTAATATTGGGTATGTAATCCAACAAACAGGTTTATTTCCACACATGACAATTAAAGAAAACATAGAGATTATTCCTAGGTTAGAAAAAAAGTCGGATGAAGAGTGTGACGCTATTAGTAAGAACCTTTTAACAATGGTTAGTTTAGATCCAGAAGACTTTAAAAATCGTTATCCAGTTCAATTATCTGGAGGACAAAATCAAAGGGTTGGGGTTGCACGTGCTTTTGCAACAAATCCTGATATTATTTTAATGGATGAACCATTTTCTGCAGTAGATCCAATTACTCGTCAACAATTACAGGATGAGTTAGTAAATCTACAAGCAAAGGTAAAGAAAACGATTGTCTTTGTTACTCATGATATGGATGAAGCGGTTAAGATTGCTGATCGTATATGTATTATGAAAGATGGTAGTATTGTACAATATGATATACCTGAAAATATTTTAAAAAATCCAATTAATGAATTTGTTTCTAATTTTGTTGGGAAGAATCGTATTTGGAGTAATCCAGAATTTATTCGTGCTCAAGATATTATGGTGACAACACCTGTTACGACATTTACAGAAGTACCTGTATTGAAGGTAATTGAAAATATGCGTTTACGTAAAGTAGATACTATTTTAGTTATTGGGGATGATGGTAAGTTTAAAGGAGTTGTTAGTGCTAGATCGATGGTTCAATGTGAGGATAAATCACAACCTATTCGTAATTTAGTGAAAGTTCCAAAAGTAATTGCTCATCCATATGATAATATTGTAGAGTTACTAACAAAAGTTCGTGAACATCAATCTACTAGTATCCCTGTTGTAGATGAGAATAATCTATTAAAAGGACTAGTAACTACTAGTACTTTAGTAACAACACTTTCTCAACAATATATAGATGTGGAGGGTATTCATCATGTTTAA
- a CDS encoding zinc ribbon domain-containing protein codes for MMIKCESCGASFDELEPVCPYCGTLNYIGASQEYYQKLDKIKDDLEDIPDQQKELYIDVAKDTGKKTMKYIVIAIGIVCVLGACLYFMTQDRSSYDMADVLNWQLENYATLDELYEQGDYDSIVDFQYSLTESDYDKGYSLMDWEHYDFMNCYEAYYYVMIIKENDEITGEFIADLGFLLYRSLEIRFSLEQYTFSEEEYALLEIYYLEAYDYIVNDLGIPAEDIEVIYEESVDYEYFSLIPSYDYAESLGG; via the coding sequence ATGATGATAAAATGTGAAAGTTGTGGTGCATCATTTGATGAATTAGAACCAGTTTGTCCATATTGTGGGACTTTAAATTATATTGGTGCAAGTCAAGAATATTATCAAAAACTAGATAAAATAAAAGATGATTTAGAAGATATTCCAGATCAACAAAAAGAATTATATATTGATGTTGCAAAAGATACTGGTAAAAAGACAATGAAATATATTGTTATTGCTATTGGGATTGTTTGTGTTTTAGGGGCTTGCCTTTATTTTATGACACAAGATCGTTCATCTTATGATATGGCTGATGTGCTGAATTGGCAGTTAGAAAATTATGCTACATTGGATGAATTGTATGAACAAGGAGATTATGATAGTATTGTAGATTTTCAATATTCTTTAACAGAAAGTGATTATGATAAAGGCTATTCTTTAATGGATTGGGAACATTATGATTTTATGAATTGTTATGAAGCATATTATTATGTAATGATTATAAAAGAAAATGATGAGATAACAGGGGAGTTTATTGCTGATTTAGGTTTCTTGCTGTATCGTAGTTTGGAAATACGTTTTTCTTTAGAACAATATACATTTAGTGAAGAAGAATATGCATTGTTGGAAATTTATTATTTAGAAGCTTATGATTATATAGTAAATGATTTAGGAATACCGGCAGAAGATATAGAAGTGATTTATGAAGAATCGGTGGATTATGAATATTTTTCGTTAATCCCTTCATATGATTATGCAGAGAGTTTGGGAGGATAG